The following proteins are co-located in the Meleagris gallopavo isolate NT-WF06-2002-E0010 breed Aviagen turkey brand Nicholas breeding stock chromosome 13, Turkey_5.1, whole genome shotgun sequence genome:
- the CAPNS2 gene encoding calpain small subunit 2 — MFLAKALLSGGSGSGQGESLVRGLGGLLTGGRHGGNLGGLVGGLVNLISEAAAQYNPEPPPPPRNHFTNVEAYESEEIRQFRRLFVQLAGDDMEVSATELRNILNKVLSRHQDLKTDGFSLDTCRSMVAVMDTDTNGKLGFEEFKYLWNNIKKWQCAYKRCDTNQSGLLERAQLPAALRAAGFQLNEQLCQVIVRRYASEDGSMDFNSFISCLVRLDSMFRAFKSLDHNGNGQIKMTIEDWLQLTMYS, encoded by the coding sequence ATGTTCCTTGCTAAGGCTTTGCTGAGCGGAGGAAGTGGTAGTGGTCAAGGAGAGAGCCTTGTGCGTGGCCTAGGAGGTCTCCTAACAGGAGGTAGACATGGAGGAAATCTTGGAGGACTTGTTGGAGGTCTTGTGAATTTGATAagtgaagcagcagctcagtatAATCCGGAGCCACCACCACCTCCTCGCAACCATTTTACGAACGTGGAAGCTTATGAGAGTGAGGAAATTAGACAGTTCCGTCGCCTTTTTGTCCAGCTGGCTGGAGATGATATGGAAGTGTCTGCTACAGAGCTAAGAAATATCCTGAACAAAGTGCTTTCCCGACACCAAGACTTGAAGACAGATGGCTTCAGCTTAGACACGTGCCGCAGCATGGTAGCTGTCATGGATACCGACACGAACGGCAAACTGGGCTTTGAAGAGTTTAAGTATCTGTGGAACAACATCAAGAAATGGCAGTGTGCGTACAAGCGCTGCGATACCAATCAGTCAGGCCTTCTTGAGAGAGCTCAGCTGCCGGCAGCCTTGCGGGCTGCAGGGTTCCAGCTGAACGAACAGCTCTGCCAGGTGATCGTGCGCAGGTATGCCAGCGAGGATGGCAGCATGGATTTTAACAGTTTCATTAGCTGCTTGGTGCGACTGGACAGCATGTTCCGGGCCTTCAAGTCGCTGGACCACAATGGAAATGGGCAAATCAAAATGACCATTGAGGACTGGCTGCAGCTGACCATGTACTcgtga